One window from the genome of Kaistella carnis encodes:
- a CDS encoding DoxX family protein — MILAGIGHLTYARETFQAQVPDWIPLSKDFTVLASGVVEILLGLAMVFLVKKKKYAGLALAIFFVLVFPGNISQYLEHRDGFGLDTDTKRLVRLLFQPVLIFLAIYSTDALKKSQTS; from the coding sequence ATGATTTTAGCAGGAATCGGACATTTGACTTACGCACGTGAAACTTTTCAGGCTCAGGTTCCGGATTGGATTCCTCTGTCTAAAGATTTTACCGTCTTGGCTTCAGGCGTGGTTGAAATTCTTCTTGGCTTAGCCATGGTGTTTTTAGTAAAAAAGAAAAAATATGCCGGCTTGGCTCTGGCAATATTTTTCGTTTTGGTTTTTCCCGGTAATATTTCGCAATACCTGGAACACCGTGACGGTTTTGGATTAGATACGGATACCAAAAGGCTGGTTCGCTTGCTATTTCAACCCGTTTTAATCTTCTTAGCAATTTATTCTACCGATGCGCTCAAGAAATCCCAAACGTCTTAA
- a CDS encoding cupin-like domain-containing protein, which translates to MGLHLQPIDVVDTISKEDFRNKYLLPRKPLVIKNMARSWPAFEKWTMDYMKETVGDVEVPLYDSSKADPAAPINSSATKMKFTDYIDLISEKPTDLRIFLFDPIKSAPKLLEDYISPKDLMGGFLDKFPNMFFGGKGSETFLHFDIDLAHIFHTHFNGRKHILLFENKWKERLYKIPFATYSLEDYDIANPDFEKFPALNGVEGIECFLEHGDTLFMPTGWWHYMKYLDGSFSISQRAWDQSWSVKARSLYNLTIQRNFDNFMKRKFKNKYMDWKEKKAIERANHALEKGLPK; encoded by the coding sequence ATGGGACTTCATTTACAACCAATCGATGTAGTTGATACTATTTCAAAAGAAGATTTTCGGAATAAGTACTTGCTTCCCAGAAAGCCACTGGTCATCAAAAATATGGCGAGAAGCTGGCCAGCTTTTGAAAAATGGACGATGGATTATATGAAAGAAACCGTGGGCGATGTAGAAGTTCCGCTTTATGATTCTTCGAAAGCAGATCCTGCAGCACCCATTAATTCCTCAGCAACGAAAATGAAATTTACCGATTATATCGATCTGATTTCAGAAAAACCCACGGATCTGCGAATCTTCCTTTTCGACCCCATCAAGTCCGCACCGAAACTTTTAGAGGATTATATTTCACCTAAAGATTTAATGGGCGGTTTTCTGGATAAATTTCCAAATATGTTTTTCGGCGGGAAAGGTTCTGAAACGTTTCTGCATTTTGATATTGATCTGGCGCATATTTTCCACACGCACTTTAATGGGCGAAAGCATATTCTTCTTTTTGAGAACAAGTGGAAAGAGCGGCTGTACAAAATTCCATTTGCAACCTACTCGTTAGAAGATTACGACATCGCAAATCCAGATTTTGAAAAATTCCCCGCCTTAAACGGCGTGGAAGGGATTGAATGTTTTCTGGAGCACGGCGACACTTTGTTTATGCCGACCGGTTGGTGGCATTATATGAAATATTTGGATGGCAGTTTTTCCATTTCGCAAAGAGCCTGGGATCAGTCCTGGAGTGTAAAGGCCCGTTCGCTTTACAATCTTACGATTCAGCGGAACTTTGACAATTTCATGAAAAGAAAATTCAAAAACAAATATATGGACTGGAAGGAAAAGAAAGCCATTGAACGAGCGAACCACGCATTAGAAAAAGGTTTGCCTAAATAA
- a CDS encoding carboxypeptidase regulatory-like domain-containing protein: protein MKKLSTFFVLLLSVFAFAQSTITGTVSDEDGKPVPSASVTVEEPGKDAIIAYSITNSKGEYKVTFTTAEPNVDLKIKAFNQKPLQKSVKNQDSSQNFALESDATEIKEVKIKTKMITKRGDTISYDLKAFESKADRTLADVLKKIPGIDVNPDGSVLYQGEPINKFYVNGKDLMEGGYGTINNSLPKDAVQKVEVMENHQPVKILQDKVPSENAAINVKLKNSVTMTGRGEAGTGFGEPWLWNLKLTPMFFGQKNQWVINYKTNNNGETVEKEGNILSFGNRYEGRRGNVSQNDWLNVENASTPNLPEKRYLMNNVHYLSANLLTNPFKSKDWELKANASYTNNAVSRESYTENTDFLSNTKYLTNISNKFYTDKAKGELIFTKNAKKGFFKNVTTFSQFWNADRADVNRNDIYGTRNGAEAIESPTTSFQNSLSTIIPWKEKLVNVMSYISFQDDHQTLDISPSSYLKFKSYKDSLGFQHFLFEDTDAVRQKLRIKTLEINHSASVGFTAKNWTFTPEVGFNYSNDQLNTEFSTLTNSTFSPYGNDYNNNLKFTNAVPYASLGINFKSNSWMLYSQFPFNFNNIKADDPERNVAKSINKLTFEPMVFAQYTFASFWKASANANMNYNFGSTNDSYAGYIFTSPTSPSAMSADNPIPETRSKSVGTKLEYRNPLNNLFGNIGYRYSKTNRNIIGNSINDGSGFILTNFRELDNQSNSNSASVEIGKYFPSFKTNASLSFNNSVSKSDQLTTDLNNEEYFFVNKNTSQTAGLKFNNTYFSWMSIDYNLSFSWSHQVNQFNDSKNSGFNHNLSTYFYPVENHTIGFTWDQINSGNNLTTYNNAFYDLSYQYSWAKKKIDFELKWMNIGNRKVFERFATSAISESYTRMELRPSQVMFTVKFNFK, encoded by the coding sequence ATGAAAAAGCTTTCTACTTTTTTTGTTCTTCTACTTTCAGTCTTCGCCTTCGCGCAATCTACCATTACAGGAACTGTTTCTGATGAAGATGGCAAACCCGTTCCAAGCGCGAGTGTAACAGTTGAAGAACCGGGAAAAGACGCGATTATTGCTTACTCCATCACCAATTCTAAAGGAGAATATAAAGTTACTTTTACTACTGCTGAACCCAATGTAGATCTCAAGATAAAAGCTTTTAACCAAAAACCTCTGCAAAAAAGCGTAAAAAATCAAGACAGTTCTCAGAACTTTGCGCTCGAATCCGACGCTACAGAAATTAAGGAAGTAAAGATTAAAACGAAAATGATCACCAAACGCGGTGATACGATTTCTTACGATTTAAAAGCCTTCGAAAGTAAAGCAGACCGTACTTTGGCCGATGTTTTAAAGAAAATTCCCGGAATTGATGTCAATCCCGATGGAAGTGTTCTTTATCAGGGCGAACCCATCAATAAATTCTATGTCAACGGAAAAGATTTGATGGAAGGCGGTTACGGAACCATCAATAATTCTTTGCCAAAAGATGCGGTGCAGAAAGTAGAAGTAATGGAGAATCACCAACCCGTGAAAATACTTCAGGATAAAGTTCCCTCGGAAAATGCAGCCATCAACGTAAAATTGAAAAACAGCGTGACCATGACCGGGCGCGGAGAAGCAGGAACAGGTTTCGGAGAACCATGGCTTTGGAATTTGAAATTAACGCCAATGTTTTTTGGACAGAAAAATCAGTGGGTCATTAATTATAAAACCAATAATAACGGGGAAACCGTGGAAAAAGAAGGCAATATTCTTTCGTTTGGAAATAGATATGAAGGAAGAAGAGGAAATGTCTCTCAAAATGACTGGTTAAATGTAGAGAACGCATCTACGCCTAATCTGCCGGAAAAAAGATATTTGATGAACAATGTTCATTACTTATCAGCAAACCTTTTGACCAATCCTTTCAAAAGTAAAGACTGGGAGCTGAAAGCAAATGCAAGCTATACCAACAATGCCGTTTCACGTGAATCATACACAGAAAACACTGATTTTCTTAGCAATACGAAATATCTTACGAATATTTCAAATAAATTTTACACGGATAAAGCGAAGGGAGAATTGATTTTTACAAAGAATGCCAAGAAAGGTTTTTTCAAAAATGTGACTACCTTTTCTCAATTTTGGAATGCAGATCGAGCCGATGTGAACAGAAATGATATTTACGGAACAAGAAATGGAGCAGAAGCTATTGAATCGCCGACTACGTCTTTTCAAAATTCCTTGAGTACCATCATTCCGTGGAAAGAGAAATTGGTGAACGTGATGTCTTACATCAGTTTTCAGGATGACCATCAAACGCTCGATATTTCACCGTCTTCTTATTTAAAGTTTAAAAGTTATAAAGATTCGCTAGGATTTCAGCATTTTCTTTTTGAAGATACAGATGCCGTAAGACAGAAATTAAGAATTAAAACTTTGGAAATCAACCATTCGGCAAGTGTTGGGTTTACCGCAAAAAACTGGACTTTTACGCCGGAAGTTGGTTTTAACTATTCTAATGATCAGTTGAATACCGAATTTTCAACACTTACTAATTCTACATTTTCACCTTATGGAAATGATTACAACAATAACTTAAAATTTACCAACGCGGTGCCTTATGCTTCATTAGGTATTAATTTTAAAAGTAATTCCTGGATGCTTTATTCCCAGTTCCCTTTTAATTTTAATAATATTAAAGCAGATGATCCGGAAAGAAATGTTGCAAAAAGCATCAATAAACTGACTTTCGAACCTATGGTTTTTGCGCAATATACTTTTGCCTCTTTCTGGAAAGCCAGTGCTAACGCGAACATGAATTATAATTTTGGAAGTACGAATGACAGTTACGCCGGTTATATTTTCACCAGTCCAACCTCGCCATCTGCTATGTCTGCAGATAATCCGATTCCGGAAACACGCTCAAAGTCGGTAGGTACAAAACTGGAATATAGAAATCCACTGAATAATTTATTTGGGAATATTGGTTACCGATACAGTAAAACAAATAGAAATATCATTGGAAATTCGATTAATGATGGTTCTGGATTTATTTTGACGAATTTCCGGGAATTAGACAATCAAAGCAATTCAAATTCTGCGAGTGTAGAAATTGGTAAATATTTCCCGTCCTTTAAAACCAATGCATCTTTAAGTTTTAATAATTCGGTTTCAAAATCTGATCAATTAACAACTGACCTTAATAATGAAGAATATTTCTTCGTTAATAAAAACACATCCCAAACCGCAGGATTAAAATTTAACAACACTTATTTTTCCTGGATGAGCATCGATTATAATCTTTCATTTTCCTGGAGTCATCAGGTGAATCAGTTTAATGATTCAAAGAATTCAGGTTTTAACCATAATTTGAGTACCTATTTTTATCCGGTAGAAAACCATACGATCGGTTTTACTTGGGATCAAATCAATTCTGGAAATAATCTGACGACCTATAATAATGCCTTCTACGATTTATCTTACCAATATTCGTGGGCGAAAAAGAAAATCGATTTTGAGTTGAAATGGATGAATATTGGAAACAGAAAAGTATTTGAAAGATTTGCGACAAGTGCAATCTCAGAAAGTTACACGAGAATGGAGTTGCGACCAAGTCAAGTCATGTTTACGGTTAAATTTAATTTCAAATAA
- a CDS encoding DinB family protein, protein METLPNLRIEFEQEYATTKNFFDVYPEGKNDYAPHEKSMKMMPLATHIAEIFGWPEFIMKTEKLDFAAGDYQPTFLQTKAELQQKLEEDYKKTKATLDSMSEDDLNGTWSMNMGDQVLADFTKYSAMRHALNQITHHRAQLGVYYRLNDIALPGSYGPSADHESF, encoded by the coding sequence ATGGAAACTTTACCGAACCTCAGAATTGAATTCGAACAGGAATACGCAACGACAAAGAATTTCTTTGACGTTTACCCTGAAGGAAAGAACGATTACGCACCGCACGAAAAAAGCATGAAAATGATGCCGCTGGCGACCCATATTGCTGAAATATTCGGTTGGCCTGAATTTATTATGAAAACAGAAAAATTAGATTTCGCAGCTGGCGATTACCAACCCACTTTTTTGCAAACAAAAGCGGAACTGCAGCAAAAACTCGAAGAGGATTATAAAAAAACGAAAGCCACTTTGGATTCCATGAGTGAAGATGATCTAAATGGCACTTGGTCCATGAATATGGGAGATCAAGTTCTTGCAGATTTCACAAAATATAGTGCAATGCGCCACGCATTGAATCAAATTACGCATCACCGAGCGCAGCTGGGAGTTTATTACCGGTTAAATGATATTGCATTGCCCGGAAGCTACGGACCAAGTGCGGATCACGAGAGCTTTTGA